The Candidatus Methylomirabilis sp. nucleotide sequence TCACCCGGGACCCCGAGCTCCGCTACACCCCCAGCGGCGCCCCGGTCTGTTCCTTCGACCTGGCGGTGAACCGCTCCTACACCACCCAGGCGGGGGAGCGGCGCGACGAGGTCTGCTACGTCACCATCGTCGTGTGGGGGAAGCAGGCCGAGACCTGCGCCGAGTACCTGAAGAAGGGCCGG carries:
- the ssb gene encoding single-stranded DNA-binding protein, which produces MANFNKVILMGNLTRDPELRYTPSGAPVCSFDLAVNRSYTTQAGERRDEVCYVTIVVWGKQAETCAEYLKKGR